GGCGATCGTGACGTTCGGACCAGTGAACACAGTTGCTGAATTCCAGACCGCTGACCTTTTCACGCCGACGAGGCTGTCGACCACGGGCGATACGCCTATGGGTGCAGCAATCGAGCATGGCTTGGAAATGCTTCGGCGCCGCAAGGATGAATACAAGGCAAACGGCATCTCGTACTATCGGCCTTGGGTGTTTCTGATCACGGACGGCGCGCCGACCGATAGCGTGGTGGCCGCCGAACAGGCGATCAAGGCGGGTGAGGCGGCAAAGGCCTTTTCATTCTTCGCCGTCGGCGTCGAAGGTGCCAACATGGACATCCTTGCGAAACTATCGACCCGGCAACCCTTGAAGCTGGATGGGCTCAAGTTCCGGGAACTGTTTTCCTGGCTCTCCGCCTCTCTCTCGGGCGTGTCCCAGTCGCAAGTCGGCCAGACGGTCGCGCTGCAGTCGCCGGCGG
Above is a genomic segment from Mesorhizobium shangrilense containing:
- a CDS encoding vWA domain-containing protein; this translates as MSNPFDQVPFGAAEFADNPEPRCPCLLLLDTSGSMQGRPIEALNQGLVAFKDELATDSLAMKRVEVAIVTFGPVNTVAEFQTADLFTPTRLSTTGDTPMGAAIEHGLEMLRRRKDEYKANGISYYRPWVFLITDGAPTDSVVAAEQAIKAGEAAKAFSFFAVGVEGANMDILAKLSTRQPLKLDGLKFRELFSWLSASLSGVSQSQVGQTVALQSPAGWAEV